A single region of the Flavobacteriales bacterium genome encodes:
- a CDS encoding glycosyltransferase has protein sequence MKKVLLIIPHRSGKGGVASYWNGLIPHLEEKELDLTIFEMGGQTGGGILHYFTDQFKLWKLLISENFDLAHLNPSLDVRSFIRELLFIAALRIRVVPFMITFHGWEVPLATKIQNHFKWLVRITYLKARLINVLSTQFVEPIKEWGYQGVIQVHTTCVDTNLVQSVSVRAKILTPDSRIRLLYISRIVKSKGVLEAIKAVEPLVSKYNVELTIAGDGPFYDEMEQYVTSNKLSFVRLMGYVTGEQKMQLFATHHLLCFPTYYPEGLPVSILEGISTGCVLVCTAVGGISDVFLDGKMGSICTPDIEDIFNKLEHWVKDVNAMNRVMDFNYEYGKNHFGSDVIASSIYKQYTSDLCG, from the coding sequence ATGAAAAAAGTACTACTCATTATACCCCACCGATCAGGTAAAGGTGGCGTTGCCAGTTACTGGAATGGTCTTATTCCCCACCTCGAAGAAAAGGAGTTGGATCTAACAATTTTTGAAATGGGGGGGCAGACAGGTGGTGGAATCTTGCACTACTTTACCGACCAATTTAAGCTCTGGAAACTTCTCATTTCAGAGAATTTTGATCTTGCGCATTTGAACCCATCGTTAGATGTAAGGAGTTTTATTCGTGAATTATTGTTCATTGCGGCACTCAGAATTCGGGTTGTTCCTTTTATGATAACATTTCATGGTTGGGAAGTGCCATTAGCTACAAAAATTCAAAACCACTTTAAATGGCTAGTACGGATTACTTATCTGAAGGCACGGTTGATCAATGTGCTGTCTACACAGTTTGTAGAGCCGATAAAAGAGTGGGGTTACCAAGGGGTGATACAAGTTCATACAACCTGTGTGGACACAAATTTGGTTCAGAGTGTTTCTGTACGTGCAAAAATATTGACACCCGATTCTAGAATAAGATTGTTGTACATTTCAAGAATAGTTAAATCCAAGGGTGTACTTGAGGCCATTAAAGCTGTTGAGCCCTTAGTGTCAAAGTATAATGTAGAGCTTACTATTGCTGGTGATGGCCCATTCTATGATGAGATGGAACAATATGTGACGAGCAATAAACTGAGCTTCGTTAGATTAATGGGGTATGTTACTGGAGAGCAAAAAATGCAACTTTTCGCTACACACCATCTTCTTTGCTTTCCGACCTATTACCCAGAGGGCTTACCGGTTTCAATTCTGGAGGGGATATCAACTGGTTGCGTATTGGTATGCACAGCAGTTGGAGGTATTTCCGATGTGTTCTTGGACGGAAAAATGGGGTCAATCTGCACTCCAGACATCGAGGATATTTTCAATAAACTGGAACACTGGGTAAAGGATGTGAACGCCATGAATAGGGTTATGGACTTCAACTATGAGTACGGCAAAAACCACTTCGGATCGGATGTTATAGCCTCGTCCATATACAAACAGTATACGTCTGACCTATGTGGGTGA
- a CDS encoding acyltransferase produces MKKVLYMLYYLVVDKLPNSRYLSLTRKFRVFYTKNILGVSKGGSNAYFEENVYIGSPGKVLIGIDCQINENVFIQSAEIGDHVMIAPGVAIISTSHDYQRVDIPMALQGKLQERKVIVENDVWIGRNAIIMPGLKIGRGSIIGAGAVVTKNVEPFSVVGGVPAKTIRTRR; encoded by the coding sequence ATGAAGAAAGTACTTTACATGCTGTATTACTTGGTTGTTGATAAGCTGCCAAATTCAAGATACCTTTCCTTAACACGCAAATTCAGGGTTTTCTACACCAAAAATATCCTTGGGGTATCTAAAGGTGGCAGCAACGCTTATTTTGAAGAAAATGTATACATCGGTTCTCCTGGAAAGGTCCTGATAGGAATTGATTGTCAGATCAATGAAAATGTTTTCATCCAATCTGCCGAAATTGGAGATCATGTAATGATCGCTCCGGGAGTGGCAATCATTTCAACTTCTCACGATTATCAGAGAGTTGATATCCCAATGGCTTTGCAGGGCAAATTGCAGGAGCGGAAGGTAATTGTTGAAAATGATGTTTGGATAGGTCGAAACGCCATCATTATGCCAGGTCTAAAGATTGGTAGAGGCTCAATTATAGGTGCTGGAGCAGTGGTGACGAAAAATGTTGAGCCGTTCAGCGTTGTTGGGGGAGTGCCTGCAAAAACAATTAGAACAAGACGATAA
- the asnB gene encoding asparagine synthase (glutamine-hydrolyzing): protein MCGILGSVNFELTDSELNLLKHRGPEYQRLDRFNCNDVPVCLGHTRLAIVDVSESGNQPMSNESVGSKLVFNGEIYNHMDLRPLHTQFEYHSHSDSETLLKAFDQSNVAILNKLNGIFAFCHYNPTAQELVLARDPFGVKPIYYFWDGKRFIFSSELKVIRSAVKDLELQQENLETFLKLRYNPSPETLFKNVFKLRPGHYIKFDLKSNRLSGQIFYSYRPKKADYSVEEALEAYEQKLVKAVERQLLSDVPISIMLSGGVDSALVAQIAKNITGESYNSYTAGFDDVTEIDEVKSAARSAQIIGLNHVPVIIPKSNFVEDLAKFIKIIEEPLGSQSITPMFHLAKNIHQDGYKVVLSGQGVDEPWGGYPKYNLQNLMGKMPNLPYSSVPFVFEVLKGDKSRRALNTMSKKSRSERFIETCSVLDDRFLGKLVNEYHPERTKANLTAHFEYALDTYGLNKMTEADALMAFDARMNLSDDLLLYTDKIAMYHSLEVRVPFLDIELMEFAESVKSALKVSLKKNKLLHKRFAEKYLPSEIVHRKKQHFATPRKKWLKEETGKQIESLLMNDNGFFGNYFNKKELAQLFAHHRNGKQNYEKQLYQLISMYFWMKSFVDK from the coding sequence ATGTGCGGAATACTTGGTAGCGTGAATTTTGAATTGACCGATTCTGAACTGAATCTGTTGAAGCATCGTGGCCCCGAGTATCAACGCTTAGACAGGTTTAACTGCAATGATGTTCCTGTTTGCCTGGGACACACCAGATTAGCAATTGTTGATGTCTCAGAATCTGGAAATCAACCGATGAGTAATGAATCGGTTGGAAGTAAGCTGGTTTTCAACGGAGAGATATACAACCACATGGATCTACGGCCATTGCATACTCAATTTGAGTATCACAGCCATTCAGATTCAGAAACGTTGCTCAAAGCGTTCGACCAGTCAAATGTGGCGATTCTCAATAAACTCAATGGCATCTTTGCCTTTTGCCACTACAATCCGACCGCACAAGAACTGGTGTTGGCACGAGACCCGTTCGGGGTTAAACCAATCTACTATTTCTGGGATGGTAAACGGTTTATTTTCTCCTCTGAACTGAAAGTGATCAGGTCAGCGGTCAAGGATCTGGAACTGCAACAAGAGAACTTAGAGACGTTTCTTAAGCTTAGATATAATCCTTCGCCTGAAACACTGTTCAAGAACGTTTTCAAGTTAAGACCTGGTCATTACATCAAGTTCGACCTGAAATCCAACCGACTTTCCGGCCAGATTTTCTACAGCTACAGGCCTAAAAAGGCTGATTACAGTGTAGAAGAAGCACTCGAAGCGTACGAACAGAAGCTGGTTAAGGCTGTTGAGCGGCAGTTGCTAAGCGATGTTCCTATTTCAATTATGTTGAGTGGCGGTGTTGACTCGGCCTTAGTAGCTCAGATTGCTAAAAATATCACAGGTGAAAGCTATAATTCTTATACGGCCGGTTTTGATGATGTTACTGAGATAGACGAGGTCAAAAGTGCGGCTCGAAGTGCCCAGATCATTGGACTGAATCATGTTCCTGTTATTATACCTAAGTCCAACTTCGTTGAAGATCTGGCAAAGTTTATCAAGATAATTGAAGAGCCGCTTGGTTCTCAGTCAATCACACCCATGTTCCATTTGGCCAAGAACATACACCAAGATGGATATAAGGTAGTATTGAGCGGCCAAGGTGTTGATGAGCCTTGGGGCGGATATCCCAAGTACAACTTGCAGAACCTTATGGGTAAGATGCCAAATCTTCCTTACAGCTCTGTTCCTTTTGTTTTCGAGGTGTTGAAAGGTGACAAAAGCCGTAGGGCATTGAACACCATGTCAAAAAAGTCTCGCAGTGAGCGATTCATCGAAACCTGTTCTGTGCTGGATGACCGATTTCTTGGCAAATTAGTGAATGAATATCATCCAGAAAGGACCAAAGCAAACCTGACTGCGCACTTCGAATATGCACTGGATACGTACGGTCTAAACAAGATGACGGAAGCAGATGCATTAATGGCATTTGACGCACGAATGAACCTGAGTGATGATCTTCTTCTCTACACGGACAAGATAGCAATGTACCATTCGTTAGAAGTGCGGGTGCCTTTCTTGGACATTGAGTTGATGGAGTTTGCCGAATCAGTCAAGTCAGCACTTAAGGTCTCGTTAAAGAAGAATAAGTTGCTCCATAAGCGATTTGCAGAAAAGTACCTGCCAAGCGAAATCGTACATCGAAAGAAGCAGCACTTTGCAACCCCACGTAAAAAGTGGTTGAAGGAAGAGACCGGCAAGCAAATAGAATCGTTGCTGATGAATGACAACGGTTTCTTCGGAAACTACTTCAACAAGAAGGAACTGGCCCAACTTTTTGCACATCATCGTAATGGAAAACAGAACTACGAAAAACAGCTTTACCAGCTCATTTCCATGTACTTTTGGATGAAGAGTTTTGTAGATAAGTAG
- a CDS encoding nucleotide sugar dehydrogenase, giving the protein MRVSIFGLGYVGCVSLGCLAKNGFKVIGVDVNQDKVNQINQGIATIVEKDIDAIIENGVKSGLVSATIDSKEAVLNSDTSIICVGTPSTEKGHLNLDYIFKVAENIGKAIKEKQEYHVVAVRSTILPGTCEKVGRIIESVSGKKEGKDFDIVDNPEFLREGSAVHDYFNPPLTLIGGGSEKALDMVGKLYASLSAPLVRVDTRTAEIMKYINNTFHALKISFANEVGNICSELNIDSKQVMDILCMDTQLNISPYYMKPGFAYGGSCLPKDLGGLQTLAHDLYLDVPLIDSINRTNEIQVQRAIKKLSKYFGKRILFLGISFKAGTDDLRNSPNVEVVESLLGRGFDIGIYDKNINLARLTGKNLDFINRKIPHLTELMLDGDLKDEIDTADVIVLCNKESYFVSAIEKCENKVILDMVGIADRIKDSNQYMGINW; this is encoded by the coding sequence ATGAGAGTAAGCATTTTCGGATTAGGCTATGTGGGCTGTGTAAGCTTGGGATGTTTGGCAAAGAACGGATTCAAGGTTATAGGGGTTGATGTAAACCAGGATAAGGTCAATCAGATAAATCAAGGCATTGCCACAATTGTAGAAAAGGATATTGATGCGATAATTGAGAATGGAGTGAAAAGTGGCTTGGTCAGTGCCACTATCGACTCTAAAGAGGCAGTTCTTAATTCGGATACATCCATTATCTGTGTTGGCACCCCTTCTACAGAGAAAGGACACCTGAATCTTGACTACATATTCAAGGTTGCTGAGAATATTGGCAAAGCGATCAAAGAAAAACAAGAATACCACGTAGTGGCCGTAAGATCAACTATTCTGCCAGGTACCTGCGAAAAGGTAGGGCGCATAATAGAGTCCGTTTCAGGTAAAAAAGAAGGAAAGGATTTCGATATTGTGGATAATCCGGAGTTCCTTCGAGAAGGTTCAGCTGTCCATGATTACTTCAATCCACCGCTTACGCTCATTGGTGGCGGATCAGAAAAAGCCTTGGATATGGTGGGAAAACTCTATGCTTCGTTATCTGCCCCTCTTGTAAGGGTCGATACCCGTACTGCAGAGATAATGAAGTATATAAACAACACCTTTCATGCACTCAAAATATCCTTTGCCAATGAGGTGGGCAACATCTGTAGTGAGCTGAACATTGATTCTAAGCAGGTGATGGACATTCTCTGTATGGACACGCAGCTCAACATTTCACCATATTACATGAAGCCTGGATTTGCCTATGGCGGCTCATGTCTTCCAAAAGACTTAGGTGGTCTCCAAACCTTAGCACATGACCTCTATCTTGATGTTCCGCTGATAGACAGTATCAATCGAACCAATGAAATTCAAGTACAAAGAGCCATAAAGAAATTGAGCAAGTACTTTGGCAAACGGATCCTTTTTCTTGGAATCAGCTTCAAGGCAGGAACAGACGACTTACGGAACAGCCCAAACGTTGAGGTTGTGGAAAGTCTGTTGGGGCGCGGGTTTGACATCGGTATTTATGATAAGAACATCAACTTGGCACGCCTGACGGGTAAAAATCTGGACTTTATCAACCGGAAAATTCCTCATCTCACAGAACTCATGTTGGACGGAGACCTGAAGGACGAAATCGATACCGCTGATGTTATTGTACTCTGCAACAAGGAATCTTATTTCGTGTCTGCAATCGAAAAATGTGAAAATAAAGTGATTTTGGACATGGTGGGAATAGCAGACCGCATTAAGGATTCCAATCAATACATGGGCATCAACTGGTAG
- a CDS encoding glycosyltransferase: MRPFEGKHILIIVENLPLPFDRRVWQEANTLKENGAKVSIICPVMKGYTKRHETLNGIDIYRHPLPFEADGAIGYLLEYSTALFWEWWLAWKVYFKHRFDIIHGCNPPDLIFLVALWFRLLGVKFVFDHHDINPELYIAKYNKKGVFYHLMMVLEKLTFLTASYSIATNESYKEIAIRRGGIDPDKVQVVRSGPKLERLSLINPIPKYKKGKRFLVGYVGVIGAQEGIDLLLESFKMLLEIRDDVQLAIIGDGTSLQPMKSYCDKLGIRDNVDFYGRVDDRTLIEVLNTSDICVNPDRPTEMNNLSTMNKIMEYMALKKPIVQFDLKEGKFSAREASLYAVDVNDFALKMNELLEYDERRAEMGNYGYERVVKELSWEHESQKLIAFYRRVFNLGPR, from the coding sequence ATGAGACCTTTCGAAGGGAAACATATTCTGATCATTGTTGAGAACCTTCCTCTTCCATTTGACCGAAGAGTTTGGCAAGAGGCCAATACCTTAAAGGAAAATGGAGCCAAGGTCAGCATCATTTGCCCTGTAATGAAAGGATATACGAAAAGACATGAGACTCTTAACGGTATTGATATTTATCGCCATCCACTTCCATTTGAGGCCGATGGGGCCATCGGATACCTGCTCGAATATTCCACGGCTCTTTTCTGGGAATGGTGGCTTGCTTGGAAAGTATATTTCAAGCATCGGTTCGATATTATCCACGGTTGTAACCCACCGGATCTCATCTTCCTTGTTGCTTTGTGGTTCAGGCTACTCGGGGTGAAGTTCGTCTTCGACCATCATGACATCAATCCCGAATTATATATCGCCAAGTATAATAAGAAGGGCGTATTTTACCATCTTATGATGGTACTTGAAAAGCTGACATTCTTAACTGCCAGCTACAGCATTGCCACAAACGAATCTTACAAGGAGATAGCCATACGGAGAGGAGGAATAGACCCTGATAAGGTTCAGGTTGTGCGTAGTGGTCCGAAACTGGAAAGGCTCAGTCTGATAAATCCTATCCCAAAATACAAGAAAGGAAAGAGGTTTCTGGTTGGATATGTTGGTGTGATAGGAGCACAGGAAGGGATTGACCTTCTACTTGAGAGTTTCAAGATGCTGCTCGAAATACGTGATGACGTGCAATTAGCAATTATTGGAGACGGAACATCTTTACAACCGATGAAATCCTATTGCGACAAACTCGGAATCAGAGATAATGTAGATTTTTATGGAAGGGTTGACGACCGAACCCTAATCGAAGTGCTCAACACATCGGATATCTGCGTAAATCCAGATCGTCCCACAGAAATGAACAATCTCAGCACGATGAACAAAATAATGGAGTACATGGCACTGAAAAAGCCGATTGTCCAGTTCGATTTGAAGGAAGGGAAATTCTCGGCCCGCGAAGCATCTCTGTATGCCGTGGATGTAAATGATTTCGCATTAAAGATGAACGAGTTATTGGAATATGATGAGAGGAGGGCTGAAATGGGAAACTATGGATATGAGAGGGTCGTCAAAGAACTGTCATGGGAGCATGAGTCTCAAAAGCTGATAGCTTTTTACAGGCGCGTCTTTAACTTAGGGCCGAGATAA
- a CDS encoding undecaprenyl-phosphate glucose phosphotransferase produces the protein MSLLRLLASYRFSRYVKLTVLLWDLVLLNAGFLTSLYLRHGNTSRLAESETRTIWLLANVLWIALVLYMDAYALLRVDRIEKLLMRTIRMLLIHIMSVALFLLMLDYDHLSRLHLFFFYLAFGASVAISRVLFLKSLKYARSKGYNFRRIVVIGTGNMAVKIAEVLESDISFGFRLLGFFGDRNVAEVDLARIIGPIAELEPFLQHNKVHEIYMALRSDRPEIIRQTIFLAEKYMVRIKFIPNFYSYTKGRHVNIDFYGHIPVMMVRKEPLELPMNRLLKKLFDMAFSLAVIVLIFSWLFPILIVLVKMSSRGPVFFRQLRTGEDNHEFICMKFRTMRVNDLSDELQATSADPRITTVGKLMRKTNLDELPQFFNVLTGSMSVVGPRPHMLKHTEQYSALIDNYLVRHFAKPGITGWAQVNGYRGETKELIDMEKRVEYDIWYIENWSFLLDLKIIWRTVWNMVRGEKNAV, from the coding sequence ATGTCATTGCTTAGACTCCTCGCTTCTTACAGATTCTCCCGTTATGTGAAGTTAACGGTGTTGCTGTGGGATTTGGTATTGCTGAATGCGGGATTCCTTACTTCGCTTTACCTCCGTCATGGCAACACGTCACGATTGGCCGAATCGGAAACACGTACCATCTGGTTACTGGCAAACGTACTTTGGATAGCCTTAGTGCTGTACATGGACGCCTATGCTTTGCTACGCGTTGACAGAATTGAAAAGTTACTGATGAGGACCATAAGAATGCTACTCATCCACATCATGTCTGTTGCGCTATTCCTGCTTATGTTAGACTACGACCATCTCTCGAGGTTGCACCTGTTTTTCTTTTACTTGGCATTCGGTGCGAGTGTGGCCATTTCAAGAGTACTTTTTCTGAAGTCCCTCAAGTATGCGCGTTCCAAGGGCTACAACTTCAGGAGAATTGTAGTGATAGGTACTGGAAATATGGCCGTAAAGATCGCGGAGGTGTTGGAGTCTGATATTTCGTTCGGGTTCAGACTTCTGGGGTTTTTCGGAGACAGAAACGTGGCTGAGGTCGATTTGGCTCGAATCATCGGTCCAATAGCAGAATTGGAGCCGTTTCTCCAACACAATAAGGTACATGAGATCTATATGGCACTTCGGTCGGATAGACCAGAGATCATCAGGCAGACCATTTTTCTGGCAGAGAAATACATGGTTCGGATCAAGTTCATACCCAACTTTTACTCCTACACCAAGGGAAGACATGTGAATATTGACTTTTACGGCCATATCCCGGTAATGATGGTTCGGAAAGAACCTTTGGAACTGCCCATGAACAGGCTACTGAAAAAGCTTTTCGACATGGCATTTTCATTGGCTGTCATTGTCCTCATATTCTCCTGGTTGTTCCCCATTCTCATCGTATTGGTCAAGATGAGTTCCCGAGGGCCTGTTTTTTTCCGGCAACTGCGTACGGGGGAGGATAATCATGAATTCATATGCATGAAGTTCCGTACAATGAGAGTCAACGATCTTTCGGATGAACTACAGGCAACATCGGCCGATCCACGGATAACAACTGTTGGAAAATTGATGCGGAAGACCAATCTTGATGAGCTTCCGCAATTTTTCAATGTTCTTACAGGAAGCATGTCAGTGGTTGGGCCGCGGCCTCATATGCTGAAACATACAGAGCAGTACTCTGCCCTGATTGACAATTACCTCGTTCGCCATTTTGCCAAACCCGGCATAACGGGGTGGGCACAGGTAAATGGTTACCGAGGAGAAACCAAGGAACTTATCGACATGGAGAAGAGGGTAGAATATGATATCTGGTATATTGAAAATTGGTCGTTTCTGTTAGACCTGAAAATCATTTGGAGAACGGTGTGGAACATGGTTCGAGGTGAGAAAAACGCAGTATGA
- a CDS encoding polysaccharide biosynthesis tyrosine autokinase, giving the protein MSDLPNFANQYPDDEEIDIRRILNIAADKWYLFAIFIFLGILVSYAFVWYSQPTYVMQATVLAEDEGNDISQNILDEVGFLSKKRNIENEIALLSSRSYMEQAMRKLDLGISYQVDMGLRKRVLYQNNPIALDYKASYAAPSSFVIHVEVSEDGNSASLDYEVPTPSGDIVEFSESVALEESFENRLGKFKIRKAESFDKFTSGDSAVSKSFTLTYRDVDALASTYMDALNVAEARDGASILRIKLEDEVPSRGVDIINMLLEVYIENNIEKKNQLAANSLKFIDRQLDQITADLGELEEGIKSFKTTSGVSDVSSEAEFFLTQVAGLDQTISKIDVQLSIINYLEEYINSDKDLLNASPSSLGIEDPLLQELIVKLSELAAERANSLRFTKVDNPVVNSIDIQISETKESLRKNIASIRSGLLASKSEVQTQLDAVESKVKGLPKAEYELLALQRQYSIKESLYLLLLEKKSENAIVLASTVSDNTIIDNARSSDEPIAPKKMLVYLMGLALGGGLPVIYVLLVSIFDSRIKDIEELKRATNIPFLGIIPHHNEEGYIVVGSNVNSPVAEAFRSIRTNLSFIVGQEHDSNASTKIIQLTSAMGSEGKSFSSINLAASMALGGSKTIVVGLDLRKPKLAEYFNLSNDTGVSSVLAGLSVLNDTICKTQVKNMDVLVAGPVPPNPAELLMSSKLKDILSELSEEYDYVILDTPPIGLVTDSLIIAEHAITTIYVVRQNVTSFHSLRYINDIYQSGKIKSISVILNDVKASRFGYGYGYGYGYGSYHQEKPKSIFDRVLSPFKRS; this is encoded by the coding sequence ATGAGCGACCTACCGAATTTTGCCAATCAATACCCGGATGACGAGGAGATCGACATCCGTAGAATTCTGAACATAGCTGCGGACAAATGGTATCTGTTCGCGATTTTCATATTTCTTGGAATTTTGGTCAGTTATGCCTTCGTGTGGTACTCGCAGCCCACGTATGTAATGCAGGCAACAGTTCTTGCCGAAGATGAAGGAAATGACATCTCCCAGAACATTCTTGATGAGGTCGGATTCTTGAGTAAGAAAAGAAACATCGAGAACGAGATTGCATTGCTCTCCTCTCGTTCGTATATGGAACAAGCCATGCGGAAACTCGACCTTGGCATCTCATATCAGGTGGACATGGGATTGAGAAAACGGGTCCTTTACCAGAACAATCCTATAGCGTTGGATTACAAAGCGTCCTATGCCGCGCCTTCTTCTTTCGTCATACACGTTGAGGTATCAGAAGATGGGAACTCGGCATCTCTGGATTATGAGGTGCCAACCCCTTCCGGGGATATAGTGGAGTTTTCAGAATCCGTTGCTTTGGAAGAATCGTTTGAGAACCGACTTGGAAAGTTCAAGATAAGAAAGGCCGAGTCCTTCGATAAGTTCACATCGGGAGACTCTGCAGTAAGCAAAAGTTTTACGCTTACTTACAGAGATGTAGATGCGCTTGCCAGTACCTATATGGATGCACTCAACGTAGCCGAGGCGCGCGATGGTGCCAGCATTCTGCGTATTAAGCTGGAAGATGAGGTTCCAAGCAGAGGCGTTGATATTATCAATATGCTGCTGGAAGTATATATTGAAAATAATATTGAGAAGAAGAATCAGCTGGCAGCCAATTCGCTGAAGTTCATCGACCGCCAGCTTGATCAGATAACAGCGGACCTTGGAGAACTTGAGGAAGGAATCAAGTCCTTTAAAACGACCAGTGGTGTATCTGACGTAAGTTCTGAAGCGGAGTTCTTCTTAACGCAGGTTGCAGGTTTGGATCAGACCATATCGAAAATTGATGTGCAACTTAGTATCATCAACTACTTGGAGGAGTATATAAATAGCGACAAGGACCTTCTTAATGCGTCTCCATCGAGTTTAGGAATCGAGGATCCTCTTCTTCAGGAACTCATCGTAAAACTGAGCGAGCTTGCTGCCGAAAGGGCAAACAGTTTACGATTCACCAAAGTTGACAACCCGGTAGTGAATTCCATCGACATACAGATCTCCGAAACCAAGGAATCGTTGAGAAAGAACATTGCCAGTATCAGAAGTGGGCTGTTGGCATCAAAATCCGAAGTTCAGACACAACTGGATGCTGTTGAATCAAAGGTGAAGGGATTGCCCAAGGCGGAATATGAACTTCTGGCACTGCAACGCCAGTACTCTATCAAAGAAAGCCTTTATCTGCTACTGCTTGAGAAGAAATCTGAGAATGCTATCGTTCTTGCCTCAACGGTATCAGATAACACCATTATTGATAACGCAAGAAGCTCAGACGAACCAATAGCACCAAAGAAAATGCTGGTCTATCTGATGGGGCTGGCCTTGGGAGGCGGATTGCCAGTGATTTATGTCCTTCTCGTTTCCATTTTCGATAGCAGAATCAAAGATATAGAGGAATTGAAAAGAGCCACCAACATCCCATTTTTGGGCATCATTCCCCACCACAATGAGGAAGGGTATATCGTGGTGGGTTCCAACGTCAATTCACCAGTGGCAGAAGCGTTCCGCTCCATCCGTACTAATCTTAGCTTTATTGTCGGGCAGGAACATGATTCCAACGCTTCTACCAAAATCATTCAGTTGACCTCCGCGATGGGATCTGAGGGAAAATCCTTCTCGTCAATCAATCTGGCGGCATCCATGGCATTAGGCGGTTCAAAGACCATTGTTGTGGGGCTGGACCTTCGAAAACCGAAACTTGCTGAGTATTTCAACCTGTCCAACGATACCGGGGTAAGTTCGGTGCTTGCAGGCCTTAGTGTGCTAAATGATACCATCTGCAAAACACAGGTGAAAAACATGGATGTGTTGGTAGCCGGACCGGTTCCGCCCAATCCGGCTGAGTTGCTTATGAGCTCTAAATTGAAGGATATCCTTTCGGAACTGAGCGAAGAATATGATTATGTGATACTCGATACTCCGCCAATCGGTCTCGTAACGGATAGCCTCATCATTGCAGAACATGCCATTACAACCATTTATGTTGTACGGCAGAATGTCACGAGCTTTCATTCGCTCAGATATATCAACGACATCTATCAATCTGGGAAGATCAAGAGCATCTCTGTCATTCTCAATGACGTGAAAGCCTCCCGTTTCGGTTACGGCTATGGATATGGTTATGGATACGGATCCTACCATCAGGAAAAACCGAAAAGCATCTTTGATCGCGTACTATCTCCATTCAAAAGAAGCTGA
- a CDS encoding polysaccharide export protein, producing MKFRPAVLLLFLFSVLILNESCITRKDISYFQDVSDSLSTQKISKGFEAVIQSGDILSVHVSSLSKEASSFFNVVGETTDQQVANTYLVDADGNIEMPLIGLIHVSNLTTQVARDSLKQHLDKYLVDPTVNIRIRNFKVTVLGEVAQPGVYTIPNEKITLMEALGLAGDMTIFAKRVNVLLIREDRGQREFVKLDLTSKEFFESDYYYLHSNDIIYVEPGKGKFASADAWYKILPIVFSGLTALGLFLGRAGITF from the coding sequence ATGAAATTCAGACCAGCGGTTCTGCTGTTATTCTTATTTTCTGTTCTGATACTGAACGAATCGTGTATCACAAGAAAAGACATCTCTTATTTTCAAGATGTTTCGGATTCTCTGAGTACGCAAAAAATCTCAAAAGGCTTTGAAGCGGTTATTCAATCAGGCGATATCCTCTCGGTACATGTTTCCAGTTTGAGCAAAGAGGCCAGCAGCTTCTTCAATGTTGTTGGAGAAACAACCGATCAACAGGTGGCCAACACCTATTTGGTTGATGCTGATGGCAACATAGAAATGCCGCTTATTGGTCTGATCCATGTAAGCAACCTCACTACTCAGGTAGCCAGAGACAGCCTTAAACAGCATTTGGACAAGTATCTTGTAGATCCTACGGTCAATATTCGAATCCGAAACTTCAAGGTCACCGTTCTTGGAGAGGTGGCTCAACCTGGGGTTTATACCATTCCCAATGAGAAGATCACCTTGATGGAAGCGCTGGGTCTGGCTGGCGATATGACAATCTTTGCCAAGCGGGTGAATGTACTTCTTATAAGAGAGGACCGGGGGCAAAGGGAATTTGTAAAACTTGACCTCACATCCAAAGAATTCTTCGAATCGGACTACTACTATCTGCACAGCAACGACATTATTTACGTGGAACCGGGAAAAGGAAAGTTCGCGTCTGCAGATGCTTGGTATAAGATTCTTCCGATCGTGTTCAGCGGTCTGACGGCCTTAGGGCTATTCCTTGGGAGGGCTGGCATAACCTTTTGA